TCTCTTTGTGGGAACAGGCACTAGGGCGAACGGACTATTTTTCAAAGATCGATTACGCAGGGAGTTTTCACATGCGGACTTTATCGTTGCGGCGCCCCTTCGTTCGGGTGCGCCACCAACGACCTAAGGAAATAAACATGATTAGAAAATCTCTGCGGATGGGCTTCATTGCCGCTCTGGCTACCGCTGCCTTTGTTCCTTCTCTGGCCTCCGCCCAGGCGCTGGACTTGTCTCGATATACCCTGACGGCGTCTTTTGCGCTTCCGGGAACGGCATCGGAATCCTCCGCCATCACCTGGAATTGGGATAGCGATACGCTCTTCGTCGTGGGCGATGAAGGCGAATACATCACCGAAGTCTCCAGAACGGGTACGGTGATCGGCAGCATGCGCTTGACGGGTTTCGACGACACCGAGGCGCTGACCTACGTCGGAAACGGCCAGTTCGTCATCGGCGAAGAGCGCATCCAGGACGTCTATCGCCTCACCTACCAGGCTGGCACGACCGTTGCCCGCAACAGCCTCGCGTCCGTGTCGCTGGGTGGCACCGTCGGCAACGTGGGCCTGGAGGGCATCTCCTACGATCGCCGCGACGGCTCGTTCGTGACCGTGAAGGAGAAGAGCCCGCAGGCCGTGCGTGCCGGTGGCATCGACTTCGGTACGGGCACCCATACCCTGGCGGATCTGTTCTCCCCGGCGCTCGGTGTGTCCGACCTGTCCGACGTGCAGGTGTTGTCGGGCTTCGCGGGTACCGGCTTTGCCGACAACCTGCTGATCTACAGCCAGGAATCGCAGCGCCTGCTGGAGGTTACCCGCGGCGGCCAGATCGTGAGCACTTTCGATTTCACGTTTATCAGCGGCATCGCCGAGGGTGTGACCATCGCCGGCGACGGCACGATCTTCATCACCGATGAATCGCCCTACGTCTATGTGCTCAGCGCTCCGCCCGTCCCCGAGCCTGAAACCTATGCGCTGATGCTTGCCGGCCTGTGCGCCGTCGGCTTCATTGCGCGCCGTCGTGCCTGATTGTTCATCCCCAGCCGTCTCAATCCATTTTCAACTCCTACCAAAAAGGAATACGCCATGAATCGCCTCAACAAGTATCTGATCGCAATCGCCGCCCTCATCGCCGCCGGCAGCGCCTCCGCTGCGCACCCCAGCGGTGTCGTGATCACCGAGTGGATGTACCAGGGCGCCAACGACACCAATCGCGAGTTCATCGAATTCACCAACCTGGGCCCGGTCGCGGTCGATTTCACCGGCTGGAGCTATGACGACGACTCCCGCAACGCCGGTACCTTTCCGCTGTCCTTCTTCGGCATCGTCGAGTCCGGCGAATCGATCATCATCACCGAGATGAACCCGAATGCGTTCCGTACCGCGTGGGGTCTGGACGCCAGCGTGAAGGTGTGGGGGCCCTACACCAACAACCTGGGCAATGGCGACGAGATCAACCTGTACGACAACCTGGGAACCCTGGTGGATCGTCTGAAGTATGGCAACAACCCGCGTACGCGCGGCATCAGCGGCCACGCCACCAGCGCCGAGGCACTGGGTGCCAACGATGTGTCGCAATGGATCTTCTCGTCGGTGGGCGACAGCGAAGGTTCCTGGCAATCGACCCTGGGCGACATCGGCAGCCCGGGCCGTACCGCCTTTGCCGCCGCGGTTCCCGAACCCGAAACCTATGCGATGCTGATCGCCGGCCTTGGCCTGATCGGCGCGCTGTCCCGTCGCCGCGCGCAGCGCTGACCCGCACTACCCCGCAGGATGGCCGGAAGGGCGTTGCCCTTCCGGCCATTTTCTTTGGGCGCACAAACCGGGAGACCGGCGACGCCCTGCCCATCGCATTTCGCTTGAATGCCGCCGGCGCTTGGGTTGAGGCGCTTGCACGCTCGCTGAAACACGACAGGTGGATGACTGTGGCATCATCTGTGCCTGACATGCTTTGGCAGTACGGAATTTGCAAGAGCTAGCCAGGTGGATATGCCGACCGACACATCTAGTAGTGGCCAACCCGACGAAGCAGTGAGAATCCGAGAGTGGC
This DNA window, taken from Thauera sp. K11, encodes the following:
- a CDS encoding SdiA-regulated domain-containing protein encodes the protein MIRKSLRMGFIAALATAAFVPSLASAQALDLSRYTLTASFALPGTASESSAITWNWDSDTLFVVGDEGEYITEVSRTGTVIGSMRLTGFDDTEALTYVGNGQFVIGEERIQDVYRLTYQAGTTVARNSLASVSLGGTVGNVGLEGISYDRRDGSFVTVKEKSPQAVRAGGIDFGTGTHTLADLFSPALGVSDLSDVQVLSGFAGTGFADNLLIYSQESQRLLEVTRGGQIVSTFDFTFISGIAEGVTIAGDGTIFITDESPYVYVLSAPPVPEPETYALMLAGLCAVGFIARRRA
- a CDS encoding lamin tail domain-containing protein; translated protein: MNRLNKYLIAIAALIAAGSASAAHPSGVVITEWMYQGANDTNREFIEFTNLGPVAVDFTGWSYDDDSRNAGTFPLSFFGIVESGESIIITEMNPNAFRTAWGLDASVKVWGPYTNNLGNGDEINLYDNLGTLVDRLKYGNNPRTRGISGHATSAEALGANDVSQWIFSSVGDSEGSWQSTLGDIGSPGRTAFAAAVPEPETYAMLIAGLGLIGALSRRRAQR